The following coding sequences lie in one Fusobacterium russii ATCC 25533 genomic window:
- the truB gene encoding tRNA pseudouridine(55) synthase TruB has protein sequence MDGIILIDKPKGITSFDVIRKLRKILKEKKIGHTGTLDPLATGLMVICLGKATRLAADLEAEDKVYLASFDLGYSTDTYDIEGRVLEKNEKIIAMEEIEKTSKKFIGNIKQVPPMYSAIKVEGKKLYELARKGIEIERKERDINVEYIDLLEYKQNKGSMRTKVSKGCYIRSLIYDMGRDLGTYATMTALRREKVGNFDLEKAYSLEEIEEMTQNSDFSFLKSVEEEFPFSEHFLENEKEERLFLNGNTVKLKKAVENRKYRIYFENKFLGLAEVKNKVLLKAYKYF, from the coding sequence TTGGATGGAATAATACTTATAGATAAACCAAAGGGAATAACTTCTTTTGATGTAATAAGAAAGTTAAGAAAAATATTAAAAGAAAAAAAGATAGGGCATACAGGAACACTGGATCCTTTAGCCACAGGACTTATGGTAATATGTTTAGGTAAAGCTACAAGGCTGGCAGCTGATTTAGAGGCCGAAGATAAGGTTTATTTAGCTTCTTTTGATTTGGGCTATTCAACAGATACTTATGATATAGAGGGAAGAGTTCTGGAAAAAAATGAGAAAATTATTGCTATGGAAGAAATAGAAAAGACTAGTAAAAAATTTATTGGAAATATAAAGCAAGTTCCACCAATGTATTCAGCTATAAAAGTAGAAGGAAAAAAATTGTATGAGCTTGCTCGTAAGGGAATAGAAATTGAAAGAAAAGAAAGAGATATAAATGTAGAATATATAGATTTGCTTGAGTATAAACAGAATAAGGGAAGTATGAGAACTAAGGTTTCAAAGGGTTGCTATATAAGAAGCTTAATTTATGATATGGGAAGAGATTTAGGCACATATGCAACTATGACAGCACTTAGAAGAGAAAAGGTTGGCAATTTTGACTTAGAAAAAGCTTATTCGCTGGAAGAAATAGAAGAGATGACTCAAAATAGCGATTTCTCATTTTTGAAAAGTGTTGAAGAAGAATTTCCTTTTTCAGAGCATTTTTTAGAAAATGAAAAAGAGGAGAGGTTGTTTTTAAACGGAAATACAGTAAAGTTAAAAAAGGCTGTAGAAAATAGAAAATATAGAATATATTTTGAAAATAAATTTTTAGGTTTAGCAGAAGTAAAAAATAAAGTTTTATTAAAGGCTTATAAGTACTTCTGA